A stretch of the Planktothricoides raciborskii GIHE-MW2 genome encodes the following:
- a CDS encoding SRPBCC family protein, producing MMKISSVAIIIGYLTCFSLLANPLKNPARAEQITENQPLILAQKANHQKNATKVTGANGQYVAQMRINASPAEVWRVLTDYNNFNQFIPNVISSRLISADGNVKIIEQISERVLFGVPIQTRMRTQNRETYQQQINFNLISGDLSKLQGYWKIEPVGSGNGSANQVLLTYQVEAQPPSGVPAAFFYDIFKNSLEPTLNAIRQAAEN from the coding sequence TTGCTTTTCCTTACTTGCCAATCCCCTAAAAAATCCAGCCCGGGCAGAGCAGATTACAGAAAATCAGCCTTTAATTCTCGCCCAAAAAGCTAATCATCAGAAAAATGCCACAAAAGTCACTGGGGCAAATGGTCAGTATGTCGCCCAAATGAGGATCAATGCTTCACCTGCCGAAGTTTGGCGGGTTTTAACGGATTACAATAATTTTAATCAATTCATTCCCAATGTGATTTCTAGTCGATTGATTTCCGCCGATGGCAACGTCAAAATTATTGAACAAATCTCTGAACGGGTGTTATTTGGGGTTCCTATCCAAACTCGGATGCGGACACAAAATCGCGAAACTTATCAACAACAAATTAACTTTAACTTAATTAGTGGCGATTTATCCAAGTTACAAGGATACTGGAAAATTGAACCCGTTGGCAGTGGTAATGGTAGTGCCAATCAAGTCTTATTGACCTACCAAGTAGAAGCTCAACCGCCATCAGGGGTTCCAGCCGCGTTTTTTTATGATATTTTTAAGAATTCTTTAGAACCTACCCTGAATGCAATTCGGCAAGCAGCAGAAAATTAA
- a CDS encoding DUF3288 family protein has product MSQGNQDQLHPLAAKDRAIVESLLDGEPTDYNLAELARLRIRYRGFPGAKDIQADLEKLLAKWNLTEEELFEYTRKIHGLGHIYRPKSDEEDWI; this is encoded by the coding sequence ATGAGCCAAGGAAATCAGGATCAGCTACATCCTTTAGCTGCTAAAGATCGGGCGATTGTTGAGAGTCTGCTTGATGGAGAACCTACGGATTATAATTTAGCAGAGTTAGCTAGATTAAGAATTCGGTATCGGGGCTTTCCCGGAGCTAAAGATATCCAAGCAGATTTAGAAAAATTGCTGGCTAAGTGGAATTTAACCGAAGAAGAACTGTTTGAATATACGCGAAAAATTCATGGTCTTGGCCATATTTATCGCCCTAAAAGCGATGAGGAAGATTGGATATAA